Proteins encoded within one genomic window of Acinetobacter sp. YWS30-1:
- a CDS encoding SfnB family sulfur acquisition oxidoreductase, which produces MSRLTSEKVHIIENDLDAINAAYQVADFALEGRNQRDQQRLLPFAEIDLFSQKGLGGMRIPKQYGGAFVANKTLAHVFRIINKADSSVGQIPQNQIALLNMIEIMGTEEQKQFIYNGILKGKRLANGGPERNTKDTKTLATTLTFENGRYFVDGEKFYSTGSSFAHWLAIKAIHPEGHVVLTIVDRNAEGVEVIDNWNGFGQRTTSSGTVKLQHVEVDPLLIFDERLLGNQPSYRGAYSQLMQVAIDVGIAEAAFADTLTAVQKARPIVDAQVEKASLEHYTLQEVGKSSVLLDAAILLLDEAAEYLDELDQLESVTDEQAAKASILVAEAKVYANDAALHISEKLLELGGSRSSLSQHNLDQHWRNARVHTLHDPIRWKLHALGDYYLNHKLPARHAWI; this is translated from the coding sequence ATGTCTCGTTTAACTTCTGAAAAAGTTCATATCATCGAAAATGATCTCGACGCGATTAATGCTGCTTATCAGGTTGCAGACTTTGCCCTGGAAGGCCGTAATCAGCGTGATCAGCAACGTCTATTACCTTTTGCTGAGATTGACCTGTTCAGCCAGAAAGGCCTGGGCGGCATGCGTATTCCGAAACAGTACGGCGGTGCATTTGTTGCCAATAAAACCCTGGCTCATGTATTCCGGATTATTAATAAGGCTGACTCAAGTGTCGGGCAAATTCCGCAGAACCAGATCGCATTACTCAACATGATCGAGATCATGGGCACAGAAGAACAAAAACAGTTTATTTATAACGGAATTCTAAAAGGTAAGCGTCTGGCGAATGGCGGTCCAGAGCGCAATACCAAAGATACCAAGACGCTTGCCACCACTTTAACATTTGAAAATGGCCGCTATTTTGTGGATGGCGAGAAATTCTATTCAACTGGTAGTAGCTTCGCGCACTGGTTAGCGATTAAAGCGATTCATCCAGAAGGCCATGTAGTACTAACCATTGTCGACCGCAATGCTGAAGGTGTGGAAGTGATCGACAATTGGAATGGCTTTGGTCAACGCACGACTTCGAGTGGTACCGTCAAACTTCAGCATGTCGAAGTTGATCCGCTATTGATTTTTGATGAGCGTCTGTTAGGAAATCAACCAAGCTACCGCGGTGCCTATTCCCAATTGATGCAGGTCGCGATTGATGTCGGCATTGCCGAAGCTGCTTTTGCCGATACGCTGACTGCCGTACAAAAAGCACGTCCAATTGTCGATGCTCAAGTCGAAAAAGCCAGCTTAGAACATTATACCCTGCAGGAAGTTGGCAAATCTTCTGTGCTGCTCGATGCCGCGATTTTGCTGCTGGATGAAGCCGCTGAATATCTGGATGAACTGGATCAGCTGGAATCTGTGACTGATGAGCAGGCAGCCAAAGCCTCAATTCTAGTGGCTGAAGCCAAGGTCTATGCCAACGATGCTGCGCTACATATCTCGGAAAAATTACTGGAATTGGGTGGAAGTCGCTCCAGCCTCAGTCAGCACAATCTGGATCAGCATTGGCGTAATGCCCGTGTGCATACCTTGCATGACCCGATCCGCTGGAAGCTGCATGCACTTGGGGATTATTACCTAAATCATAAACTCCCTGCCCGCCACGCCTGGATTTAA
- a CDS encoding AzlC family ABC transporter permease: protein MQPAGFWQGAKDSQAIIFTYLPVSFAFGVSATQFGFTAWEALFLSCSMYAGASQFLVVALLGSGTSIWMTALTVIALDIRHLLYGPALQNLIQDRLNLKKTAVWAWGLTDEVFASGMIKLSQRRQEWSESWMLGLSLFSWLSWATGSFLGGLFADQVSNLPQFLQAALDFLLPALFLSFLLAAFEKKHTFVVTITIIVSAVACYFIDLSAAIFIGISSGILAGLFKHYVLKKPDPEYAGDQS from the coding sequence ATGCAACCTGCCGGTTTCTGGCAAGGTGCCAAAGATAGCCAGGCCATTATATTTACTTACCTTCCGGTCTCCTTTGCCTTTGGCGTTTCTGCCACCCAGTTCGGCTTTACTGCCTGGGAAGCCTTATTTCTGTCCTGCTCCATGTATGCCGGTGCCAGTCAGTTTTTAGTTGTAGCGTTACTTGGTAGCGGTACTTCGATCTGGATGACTGCCTTGACCGTGATTGCCTTGGACATTCGTCATCTTTTATACGGCCCAGCTTTACAAAACCTGATTCAAGATCGTTTAAACCTGAAGAAAACCGCAGTCTGGGCTTGGGGTCTTACTGATGAAGTCTTTGCTTCAGGTATGATCAAGCTGTCACAACGGCGTCAGGAATGGTCAGAATCATGGATGTTAGGTCTAAGTCTGTTTAGCTGGCTGTCTTGGGCGACAGGTTCATTTTTAGGTGGATTATTTGCTGATCAGGTCAGTAATTTGCCACAATTCTTGCAGGCGGCTTTAGATTTCCTGCTACCTGCCCTGTTCTTAAGTTTCTTATTGGCAGCCTTTGAAAAGAAACACACCTTTGTGGTGACCATCACGATTATTGTCTCAGCAGTTGCCTGTTATTTTATCGATCTGTCCGCTGCGATCTTTATCGGCATCAGTTCCGGCATTTTGGCCGGCCTGTTCAAGCACTATGTGCTGAAAAAACCAGATCCTGAATATGCAGGAGATCAATCATGA
- a CDS encoding superoxide dismutase: MSYTLPELPYAYDALEPHIDAKTMEIHHAKHHQTYINNINAGIEGTEWEDLSVEELVSKANQVPEDLKNNVINNGGGHANHSLFWTVMSPSGGGNPEGEIAQAIDKELGGFEAFKEAFTKAALTRFGSGWAWLSVAPDQTIIIESSANQDSPLMHGNTPILGLDVWEHAYYLKYQNRRPEYIAAFFNVVNWKEVNRRYLEALST, encoded by the coding sequence ATGAGCTATACCCTTCCCGAACTCCCTTATGCTTATGATGCATTGGAACCGCATATTGATGCTAAAACCATGGAAATCCACCATGCCAAGCACCATCAAACTTATATCAACAACATCAATGCAGGTATTGAAGGCACAGAATGGGAAGATCTTTCTGTAGAAGAACTGGTGAGCAAAGCCAATCAGGTACCTGAAGATTTGAAAAATAATGTGATTAATAATGGCGGCGGTCATGCAAACCATTCCCTGTTCTGGACAGTAATGAGTCCAAGTGGAGGTGGCAATCCTGAAGGTGAAATTGCACAGGCGATCGACAAGGAGCTTGGCGGCTTTGAAGCCTTTAAAGAAGCTTTTACCAAGGCAGCCCTGACCCGTTTTGGTAGCGGATGGGCCTGGCTCAGCGTGGCACCTGATCAAACCATTATCATAGAAAGCAGCGCCAATCAGGACTCACCACTCATGCATGGCAATACCCCGATTCTAGGTCTGGATGTCTGGGAACATGCCTACTACTTGAAATACCAGAACCGTCGTCCTGAATATATTGCCGCTTTCTTTAATGTTGTGAACTGGAAGGAAGTGAATCGCCGTTATCTAGAAGCACTTTCAACATAA
- the ychF gene encoding redox-regulated ATPase YchF, whose protein sequence is MGFNCGIVGLPNVGKSTLFNALTKAAIAAENFPFCTIEPNTGIVPVPDPRLDKLAEIVNPQRVVPTTMEFVDIAGLVAGASKGEGLGNQFLANIRETDAIAHVVRCFEDENVIHVNGKIDPLDDIATINTELALADLETVTKAVTRLAKSAKGGDKEAVATKAVLEKILPLLDEGKPARAANLDDDERKLVRGFGLLTLKPTMYIANVAEDGFENNPHLDAVRELAAAENAIVVPLCNQIEAEISLLEDEDRAEFLEAMGMEEPGLNVVIRAGYSLLGLQTYFTAGVQEVRAWTVKVGATAPQAAGVIHTDFEKGFIRAECIAYDDFVQYNGEAGAKEAGKWRLEGKTYIVQDGDVLHFRFNV, encoded by the coding sequence ATGGGTTTTAATTGTGGTATTGTAGGCCTGCCTAACGTCGGTAAATCTACGCTTTTCAATGCATTAACTAAAGCTGCAATTGCTGCGGAAAACTTCCCATTCTGTACGATTGAACCAAACACCGGTATTGTGCCTGTGCCTGATCCACGCCTGGACAAACTTGCTGAAATCGTAAATCCACAACGCGTGGTACCAACTACCATGGAATTCGTGGACATCGCAGGTCTGGTTGCTGGTGCATCTAAAGGTGAAGGTCTGGGTAACCAGTTCCTTGCAAACATCCGTGAAACTGATGCAATTGCTCATGTTGTCCGTTGTTTCGAAGATGAAAACGTGATTCACGTCAACGGCAAAATTGATCCGCTTGATGACATCGCAACCATTAACACTGAACTTGCTCTGGCTGACCTTGAAACTGTGACTAAAGCAGTGACTCGTCTGGCGAAGTCTGCAAAAGGTGGCGATAAAGAAGCTGTAGCCACTAAAGCCGTTCTTGAAAAAATCCTACCTTTGCTTGATGAAGGCAAACCTGCCCGTGCAGCAAATCTGGATGATGACGAACGTAAACTGGTACGTGGCTTTGGTCTGTTAACGCTTAAACCAACGATGTACATCGCTAACGTGGCAGAAGACGGTTTTGAAAATAACCCGCACCTCGATGCGGTACGTGAACTGGCAGCTGCTGAAAATGCAATCGTGGTTCCGCTTTGCAACCAGATCGAAGCTGAAATTTCATTGCTTGAAGATGAAGACCGTGCTGAGTTCCTGGAAGCAATGGGTATGGAAGAGCCAGGTCTGAACGTGGTGATCCGCGCAGGTTATTCACTGCTTGGCCTACAAACTTACTTCACTGCCGGTGTACAGGAAGTTCGCGCCTGGACGGTTAAAGTCGGCGCTACTGCGCCTCAAGCAGCGGGTGTCATTCACACTGACTTCGAAAAAGGCTTCATCCGTGCAGAATGTATTGCTTATGATGATTTTGTACAGTATAACGGCGAAGCTGGCGCTAAAGAAGCAGGTAAATGGCGTCTAGAGGGTAAAACTTATATCGTTCAGGACGGTGACGTTCTGCACTTCCGTTTCAACGTATAA
- a CDS encoding SfnB family sulfur acquisition oxidoreductase has protein sequence MTSFQNISPLQSEQLAHAHIIKSDEEALEIAHNLAEQFKINSVQRDAERILPFEEIEAYSQSGLWAITVPKEYGGAEVSSYTVAQVIALMSGVDGSIGQIPQNHFYGLEILRNNGTEEQKQKLYAEVLKGARFGNALAEFKTKTAAQRQTAIRKTEQGYVINGEKFYCTGSLFAHRIPTLVVDESEQQFLAFVPRDSEGLTLIDDWSGFGQRTTGSGTVKFDNVQVLEEDVVRFDTAYSRPTISGPFAQLLHASIETGIARAAFEETLDRVRQARPWIDSGVDKATDDPLTKLELGRVVADVRASEVLLKQAARSVDAAKVAPTEVSVAKASLDVAKVRAHSSETALKASSKLIELAGSRGSQREDGLDRFWRNARVHTLHDASRWKYYFIANYLLNGVLPPRRGTL, from the coding sequence ATGACTTCATTTCAAAACATTAGTCCATTGCAGTCAGAACAGCTGGCACATGCGCACATCATCAAATCTGATGAAGAAGCACTAGAAATTGCCCATAATCTGGCAGAGCAGTTCAAGATTAATTCAGTACAACGTGATGCTGAACGTATTCTGCCTTTCGAAGAAATCGAGGCTTATAGCCAGTCCGGACTCTGGGCGATTACTGTACCTAAAGAATATGGTGGTGCAGAAGTGTCTAGCTATACGGTGGCACAAGTCATTGCCCTAATGAGCGGTGTGGATGGATCAATCGGTCAGATTCCGCAAAACCATTTCTATGGTCTGGAAATCCTGCGCAATAACGGCACGGAGGAACAAAAACAGAAACTCTATGCCGAAGTCTTAAAAGGTGCTCGTTTTGGTAATGCCCTAGCTGAATTCAAGACCAAGACTGCTGCACAGCGCCAAACTGCGATTCGCAAAACCGAGCAAGGTTATGTCATTAACGGCGAAAAATTCTATTGCACCGGCAGCCTGTTTGCGCACCGCATTCCGACACTGGTCGTGGATGAAAGCGAGCAGCAATTCTTGGCCTTTGTCCCACGTGACAGTGAAGGTCTCACCTTGATTGATGACTGGAGCGGTTTTGGCCAGCGTACCACTGGCAGCGGCACGGTGAAATTCGACAACGTGCAGGTGCTTGAGGAAGATGTGGTACGTTTTGATACGGCCTATTCCCGCCCAACCATTTCCGGTCCTTTCGCACAATTGCTACATGCCTCCATTGAAACCGGCATTGCCCGTGCTGCATTTGAGGAAACCTTGGACCGTGTACGTCAGGCGCGTCCGTGGATTGATTCTGGTGTGGACAAGGCCACCGATGATCCGCTGACCAAACTTGAACTGGGCCGTGTGGTAGCTGATGTGCGTGCTTCTGAAGTGTTACTCAAACAGGCCGCACGTTCTGTTGATGCCGCCAAGGTTGCTCCGACTGAGGTCAGTGTTGCCAAAGCCTCTCTAGATGTAGCCAAAGTGCGTGCACACAGTTCTGAAACCGCATTAAAAGCATCATCGAAGCTGATTGAACTGGCTGGCAGTCGTGGTAGCCAGCGCGAAGATGGCTTAGACCGCTTCTGGCGTAATGCCCGCGTGCATACCCTGCATGATGCTTCACGATGGAAATACTATTTTATCGCCAATTATTTGCTGAATGGTGTTCTGCCTCCACGCCGGGGGACATTGTAA
- a CDS encoding LLM class flavin-dependent oxidoreductase — protein sequence MTKTTTNSKTKKILLNAFDMNCVGHINHGLWAHPRDESHRFNELSYWTDLAKTLEKGLFDGLFIADITGVYDVYQNGIDLTLRESIQLPSHDPSTLVSAMAAVTENLGFGVTVNLSYESPYQFARRFASLDHLTHGRIGWNIVTGYLDSAQRLIGENGLKDHDLRYEQAEEFLQLCYKFWEDSWEDNAVLKDKQNRIFTDPTKVHQINHQGQFYRSQGVFQVSPSVQRTPVLFQAGASPRGMAFATQHAEGMFIGGDHPDKIKKQVDQIRRQAVEQGRDPEAIKIFVGITVVTAATDEIAQQKLDEYRAYASPEAGLAHYSSSVGIDLSKFADDEPIPYKKTNSIATVNQKFKEQQITPNDLKAQHVLGGRYPLIVGSGATIAEKLIQLIDETGIDGFNLTRTVAPESHQDFIQLVIPELQQRGRYKTEYEQGSFRHKLFQQGDRLPSAHPVQQFRCQSSASTANTNLKQKQSA from the coding sequence ATGACAAAGACTACAACAAACTCGAAAACTAAAAAAATCCTGCTGAACGCTTTTGATATGAACTGCGTGGGTCATATCAATCATGGCTTGTGGGCTCATCCGCGGGATGAATCACACCGTTTTAATGAACTGAGCTACTGGACTGATCTGGCGAAAACGCTGGAAAAAGGTCTGTTTGACGGCCTGTTCATTGCCGACATTACCGGAGTCTATGATGTCTATCAGAACGGCATTGACCTGACTCTAAGAGAATCCATTCAGTTACCCAGCCATGACCCAAGCACGTTGGTATCTGCCATGGCAGCAGTCACTGAGAATCTCGGTTTTGGTGTCACGGTGAATCTCAGCTATGAGTCACCGTACCAGTTCGCCCGTCGTTTTGCCAGTCTGGATCACCTGACCCATGGCCGTATCGGCTGGAATATTGTCACCGGTTATCTGGACAGTGCACAACGTCTGATTGGCGAAAATGGCCTGAAAGACCATGACCTGCGCTATGAACAGGCCGAGGAGTTTTTACAGCTGTGCTACAAATTCTGGGAAGACTCCTGGGAAGATAATGCAGTTTTAAAAGATAAGCAAAATCGAATTTTTACTGATCCCACCAAGGTTCATCAGATCAATCATCAGGGCCAGTTCTACCGCAGCCAAGGTGTATTCCAGGTTTCCCCTTCTGTTCAGCGTACACCTGTATTGTTCCAAGCCGGTGCTTCTCCACGTGGCATGGCTTTTGCCACTCAGCATGCAGAAGGCATGTTTATTGGTGGTGATCACCCGGACAAGATCAAGAAACAGGTCGATCAGATCCGTCGTCAAGCGGTTGAACAAGGTCGTGATCCTGAAGCGATCAAGATTTTTGTCGGCATTACCGTGGTCACTGCAGCAACGGATGAAATAGCACAGCAAAAGCTGGATGAATATCGCGCCTATGCCAGCCCTGAAGCAGGTCTTGCACATTATTCCAGCTCAGTTGGCATTGACCTGTCCAAATTTGCTGATGATGAACCGATCCCGTACAAGAAAACCAATAGTATCGCAACGGTCAATCAAAAATTTAAAGAGCAGCAGATCACGCCAAATGACCTAAAAGCTCAGCATGTGTTAGGTGGGCGTTATCCACTAATTGTTGGCAGCGGTGCCACGATAGCAGAAAAACTGATTCAGCTGATTGATGAAACCGGTATTGATGGCTTCAACCTGACTCGCACGGTTGCACCTGAATCGCATCAGGATTTTATCCAATTAGTGATTCCTGAATTACAGCAGCGCGGACGCTATAAAACTGAATATGAACAAGGCAGTTTCAGACACAAGCTGTTTCAGCAAGGAGACCGCTTACCTAGTGCGCATCCAGTGCAGCAATTCCGATGTCAAAGCTCCGCCTCAACAGCGAACACGAACCTAAAGCAAAAACAATCAGCATAA
- a CDS encoding MetQ/NlpA family ABC transporter substrate-binding protein, with product MAQTVKTKFTVIGVIIAAVIIGLVVWNQQKKSGSDELVIGISPSFAKPLQVAAIEAKQQGVNVKLVEFSDWNTPNITLNHGDIDANFFQHQPFLDNAKKETDFKIKAFAKGAATHVGLYSKKINSLDKLKDGAKVVVPNDPVNQGRALLLLQQAKLVTLKDPNNHLSSLKDIAVNPKNLQFVEVEGPQTARAIDDVDLAFGYPHYLRLAKTADPEQALLFDSNKDNRYAILFAVRENYQDKNDKLKKFVEIYQNSPRVKEALDADFGAKLWFPGWK from the coding sequence ATGGCACAAACCGTTAAAACAAAATTCACCGTTATTGGGGTGATTATTGCCGCCGTCATTATCGGACTAGTGGTGTGGAACCAGCAAAAGAAATCTGGTTCGGATGAACTGGTGATTGGGATCAGCCCATCTTTTGCTAAACCTTTACAGGTGGCAGCAATTGAGGCCAAACAACAAGGTGTAAATGTCAAACTGGTCGAGTTCTCGGACTGGAATACTCCAAACATTACCCTGAATCATGGCGATATTGATGCTAACTTTTTCCAGCATCAGCCATTTTTGGACAATGCTAAAAAAGAAACTGATTTCAAGATCAAAGCCTTTGCTAAAGGCGCAGCCACACATGTGGGCCTGTATTCCAAGAAAATTAACAGTCTGGATAAGCTAAAAGACGGCGCGAAAGTTGTGGTGCCAAACGATCCAGTCAACCAAGGCCGTGCTCTATTGTTATTACAACAGGCTAAACTGGTGACTTTAAAAGATCCGAATAACCATCTTTCCAGCCTGAAAGATATTGCAGTGAATCCGAAAAATCTGCAATTCGTTGAGGTTGAAGGTCCGCAAACTGCACGAGCCATTGATGATGTTGATTTAGCATTTGGCTATCCACACTACCTACGTCTGGCTAAAACAGCTGATCCAGAACAAGCGTTGTTATTTGACTCTAACAAAGACAACCGTTATGCGATCCTATTTGCGGTACGTGAGAACTATCAGGATAAAAATGACAAGCTGAAAAAATTTGTGGAAATCTATCAGAACTCACCTCGCGTGAAGGAAGCCCTAGATGCTGACTTTGGTGCGAAGCTCTGGTTCCCAGGTTGGAAATAA
- a CDS encoding methionine ABC transporter ATP-binding protein, translated as MVSFGSQVAFSVPHIKIRNLNKYYEVQGKSVHALKDINLDIPEGKIFGIIGKSGAGKSSLLRTLNGLEQISEGHIHIHQQDLAGLTHAELIQLRQRIGMIFQHFNLMSAKTVWENVALPLKVANYKKSDIDARVNEVLQLVGLSDKAQNYPSQLSGGQKQRVGIARALVHHPEILLCDEATSALDPESTSVVLSLLKEINQKLGITIVLITHEMQVIREICDQVVVIEKGEIVESGEVWSVFSNPQQQITQELLNLEQLELPFAISPEVTADTTHSIIKLRYASSVQHSPDLKVIFEQFEHPVHLYQSHIDSIQNHLVGSLIVAVADLNLDTDLLQQKLKQHIAQIEVIGYARPTH; from the coding sequence ATGGTGAGTTTTGGTTCTCAGGTGGCGTTTTCCGTCCCGCATATCAAAATCCGCAACCTGAACAAATACTATGAGGTACAAGGCAAATCGGTACATGCCTTAAAGGACATCAATCTGGATATTCCTGAAGGAAAGATCTTCGGGATTATCGGAAAAAGTGGCGCGGGGAAATCTTCGCTGCTACGTACTTTGAATGGTCTGGAACAGATCAGTGAAGGTCATATCCATATCCATCAGCAGGATTTGGCTGGCTTAACCCATGCTGAACTGATCCAGTTACGTCAGCGCATTGGCATGATCTTCCAGCACTTCAACCTGATGTCTGCCAAAACCGTATGGGAAAATGTGGCATTACCTTTAAAAGTCGCGAATTATAAAAAATCAGACATTGATGCGCGTGTAAACGAAGTGCTGCAACTGGTCGGCTTAAGCGATAAGGCTCAGAACTACCCTTCTCAGCTATCCGGTGGCCAAAAACAGCGTGTCGGTATTGCCCGCGCGCTGGTGCATCACCCGGAAATTCTACTCTGTGATGAAGCCACTTCTGCACTGGATCCGGAAAGCACTTCCGTGGTGTTATCACTGTTAAAAGAAATCAATCAGAAACTTGGTATTACCATTGTGCTGATCACCCATGAAATGCAAGTGATCCGTGAAATTTGCGATCAAGTCGTCGTGATTGAGAAAGGTGAAATTGTCGAATCCGGTGAAGTCTGGTCTGTATTCTCTAACCCACAGCAACAGATCACCCAGGAACTGCTGAATCTGGAACAACTGGAATTACCATTTGCGATTAGTCCTGAAGTCACAGCTGATACCACGCATAGCATTATCAAACTGCGCTATGCCTCTAGTGTTCAGCATTCACCAGATTTGAAAGTGATTTTCGAACAGTTCGAGCATCCGGTGCATCTCTATCAAAGTCATATCGACAGCATCCAGAATCATCTGGTCGGTAGCCTGATTGTCGCAGTTGCCGATCTAAATCTGGATACTGACTTACTTCAGCAAAAACTAAAACAACACATTGCACAGATTGAGGTGATTGGCTATGCACGACCAACTCATTGA
- a CDS encoding MetQ/NlpA family ABC transporter substrate-binding protein: protein MTQVNSSNSNAKKWIIGGVILALILGLAAYRWTKGQQQEDVLTIGISLPYADLLQSVADELKPQGINVKLVEFSDWHAPNVAVQNDDIDANFFQQSVYLRNAIRETNFNLHSFAPGTGSHVGLYSKKYKSLDELPHNARVVIPNDPVNLARALILLNRTKLIELKDINNELSTVKDIKNNPKQLQFIEVEGPQTAHALNEADLIFGYPHYLKLAKAADPHDALFLDPIDKKYAILFVTRKDYEDKNQKLATFVKAFQSSAKVKAILDQDFGTGMWFEGWK, encoded by the coding sequence ATGACACAAGTAAATTCGTCAAATTCGAATGCAAAGAAGTGGATCATTGGCGGCGTCATCCTGGCGCTCATTCTTGGTCTGGCGGCTTACCGTTGGACCAAGGGTCAGCAGCAGGAAGATGTACTGACCATTGGCATTAGCCTACCTTATGCAGACTTATTGCAAAGTGTGGCTGATGAACTGAAACCGCAAGGTATTAATGTGAAACTGGTTGAATTTTCCGACTGGCATGCACCCAATGTCGCGGTACAAAATGATGATATTGATGCCAACTTTTTTCAGCAAAGTGTGTACTTAAGAAATGCCATTCGCGAAACCAACTTCAATCTACATAGCTTCGCGCCCGGTACGGGTAGTCACGTCGGTTTATATTCCAAAAAATATAAATCGCTGGATGAACTACCTCACAACGCCCGTGTGGTGATTCCAAATGATCCGGTGAATCTGGCACGTGCCTTGATCCTTCTTAACCGTACAAAACTGATTGAACTGAAAGATATCAACAATGAATTATCAACCGTTAAGGACATCAAGAATAATCCTAAACAGTTACAGTTTATTGAAGTTGAAGGCCCGCAAACAGCGCATGCCTTGAATGAAGCTGATCTGATCTTTGGTTATCCGCATTATCTAAAACTGGCTAAAGCGGCTGATCCGCATGATGCTCTGTTCCTGGATCCAATCGACAAAAAATACGCCATTTTGTTTGTGACACGCAAAGACTACGAAGATAAAAATCAGAAACTGGCGACTTTTGTAAAAGCCTTCCAGAGCTCTGCAAAAGTCAAAGCAATTCTGGATCAGGATTTTGGTACTGGCATGTGGTTTGAAGGCTGGAAATAA
- the ygaH gene encoding L-valine transporter subunit YgaH, which yields MNLEIILVGIIVGIANFASRFGPFYVIQKFQQGSQKRGALWLKIALGSIGIAAISSMLVVATLPPLLETPDKSFAMLIGFIVLAGLYFKFKKIVMATLTAALTYGLIYTYISVPF from the coding sequence ATGAATCTTGAAATTATCTTGGTCGGAATTATTGTCGGGATTGCCAATTTTGCCTCACGTTTTGGCCCTTTCTATGTAATTCAAAAATTTCAGCAGGGTTCGCAAAAACGTGGTGCGCTATGGCTGAAAATTGCTTTGGGTTCAATTGGGATTGCTGCTATCAGTTCCATGCTGGTTGTGGCGACCTTACCGCCCTTATTGGAAACGCCAGATAAAAGCTTTGCCATGCTGATCGGTTTTATTGTACTCGCTGGACTGTATTTCAAGTTTAAGAAAATTGTCATGGCGACCTTAACTGCAGCTTTAACTTATGGCCTGATCTATACCTATATCTCTGTACCTTTTTAA
- a CDS encoding methionine ABC transporter permease, producing the protein MHDQLIDLLLTGTTDTLIMVGVSAIVAFLIGLPMAVVLVSTSEHGIYPSKPINQALGWIVNITRSVPFLILMVALIPLTRWIVGTSYGVWAAVVPLTLAATPFFARIAEVSLREVDQGLIEAAQAIGCNRKQIIWHVLLPEALPGIVAGFTVTLVTMINSSAIAGAIGAGGLGDIAYRYGYQRFDMQIMLAVIVVLVILVMLVQATGDTLSNQLDKRKI; encoded by the coding sequence ATGCACGACCAACTCATTGATTTATTACTAACAGGAACCACCGATACCCTCATCATGGTTGGTGTATCCGCAATCGTTGCCTTTCTGATTGGTTTACCGATGGCAGTAGTACTGGTCAGTACATCTGAACACGGGATCTATCCATCCAAACCCATTAATCAGGCTCTGGGCTGGATTGTAAATATTACCCGTTCGGTGCCTTTCCTGATTTTAATGGTCGCTTTAATTCCCCTTACCCGCTGGATTGTAGGCACCAGCTATGGCGTCTGGGCAGCAGTTGTACCTTTAACGTTGGCCGCGACTCCTTTCTTTGCGCGTATTGCTGAAGTGAGTTTACGTGAAGTCGATCAGGGTCTGATTGAAGCGGCTCAAGCGATTGGCTGTAACCGTAAGCAAATTATCTGGCATGTGCTGTTGCCTGAAGCTTTACCGGGGATTGTGGCAGGCTTTACCGTCACTTTAGTCACTATGATTAACTCATCAGCCATTGCCGGTGCGATTGGTGCCGGTGGTCTGGGCGATATTGCCTACCGTTATGGCTATCAGCGTTTTGATATGCAGATCATGCTGGCGGTGATTGTAGTGCTGGTGATTCTGGTCATGCTGGTGCAGGCCACTGGTGACACCCTGTCAAATCAGCTCGACAAGCGTAAAATCTAA